The genomic DNA GCGCGACGCCGGAAAATGCCTGTAAGGTGCTGTCATCAGCCGCCGCTACGACATCGTACTTGCCGTCGCCGTTGACGTCGCCCAAACTGAAGGGAAAACTAAATTCCGTTCCAAAGCCCGCATAGCGCGCGATGTTGCTCCACCACAACTCGCGCGGCTTGATTTTACCGTCGGCAGTTTTCTCGGAAACATCAATGACAACCACATTGCCTTGCCGGCTTGAAATCACCAAATCAAGGCGTTTATCGCCATCGAGATCAGCCACCCCGACGGGATGGCGAATTTGATTGTCTTCATTATAACTGCCTTTGAGCTTGTTTAAGCTTAAATTGATATCCAGCGTGCCGGCGAGTTTTCGTTCAACGCCGTCGAAGATCAACACCAGGCCGCGATCAGTGCCGATCAAAATTTCATGATCGCCGTCGTTATCCAGGTCTGCGGCAGACAGCGGCGCACGCGCCCCGATGCCCATTTTTACCTCCACCCATTCCGGTTTGAAGATGCGGGAATAGCCCACTTCAAGCCTACCGTCTGCGCTGATGACGGCCACGTCGGGATTGCCGTCGTTATCGAAATGGCCGATAATCGGCGGGCCAATGATTTCAGTTTCAAAGAACGGGCTTGTCCAAATCTCCGCGCCATACATGCCGTCAATCGCGACAAGATGGGCATCCGCCGTCAATGCGACTAAATCGGCCTTGCCGTCGTCATTCAAATCGCCGGCCGCGGCGGGAAAGCTGTGATCCAACACGATGCTGCTAGTCTGCCATAATTTACGCCGGCTGCTGCCATCCGTCGCCAACAACGCGCCATCCGGTTTGGTAACGACTAGGTCCGGGTATTGATCGCCGTTGACATCCGCGAGCACAGGCTTGGGAGGAATTTTGCTGTCCGAGCGTACGAGCTTGGTGATGCTCTTCTCTTGGTCGGTCAAATCGAGCTTTGTATAGACCTTGCTTTGCACTTTGAAGGGAGAGGGGACATGCGTGGCGATGGATCGTGCTTGCCACGCCAGCAGGCAAAGTATCGCGCTGATAATGCTCAACGCCGCCGTACCGATGTTGATTGCAAGCGCGCGATAACGCAACCACCAGGCCCCGGCGCGCTTGGGATACGAAAAATCCCAATTGCCTTCCGCAACGAAGCGAAAAATCGTGCTTTGCTGATCACTCACAATTTCAACTTCATCGCCGGGCGTGATGAATAATTCGTCCGTTTCGCCCAGCAGATCTTGATTCAAGTAGGTGCGGCTCTTGCTGCGTTTGTCGCTCAGATAAAATTTGCTGTCGCGATACGAGATTGTGGCATGCCGCCGTGAGATGCTGGGATCGACTTCGCCTTTGCGATTTTCGCGAATAATGATGTCATTGAGCCGCCCGTCGCGGCCAATTCTGGTTTCTCCGAAATTGACTTGATAACGTTTGCCGAGATAGGGACCGTAAATCGCAAGCAAATAATACGGCGATTTTTCAACCTCACGGTTGGCTTGAAACGTTTCTTTCTCTTCTTCGGCGGAGACTTGTTCCAGAACTTCTGAAAGTTCTTTTTTTAGGCTATCCGCCCGGAATTCATCCGCCTCTTCCAATCGCTTGAGGCGTTCCTGATCGCTGGGCTCGTTGATATCGAAGAAGTGGGGCCGGTTCTGTTGACGATCGTCGCTGCCCAGAGCCGATTCGCCTTGCACGACATCAATCACTGCTTCTTTGACATCGCTCCAAAAATCATTAATGGCGCCGCTGCCGGCGTTTGCAGAGGAAAATTCCTGTGCTGATTCCAGGGGATTGCGAAAGACGAGTGTATGCTCGCCGATTTGAATGGCGTCGCCGTCCCGCACCTCGGTTTTCTCTTGAATCCTGCGATTGTTGAGGTAGGTGCCGAACGCGCTTTTCATATCGCGGACAAAGTA from Cytophagia bacterium CHB2 includes the following:
- a CDS encoding FHA domain-containing protein, which gives rise to MPKLVLKKRAEVLAEFQLKGTNSVFTIGSEAGNDVVIADKQVSMTHLQIERHGAQYFVRDMKSAFGTYLNNRRIQEKTEVRDGDAIQIGEHTLVFRNPLESAQEFSSANAGSGAINDFWSDVKEAVIDVVQGESALGSDDRQQNRPHFFDINEPSDQERLKRLEEADEFRADSLKKELSEVLEQVSAEEEKETFQANREVEKSPYYLLAIYGPYLGKRYQVNFGETRIGRDGRLNDIIIRENRKGEVDPSISRRHATISYRDSKFYLSDKRSKSRTYLNQDLLGETDELFITPGDEVEIVSDQQSTIFRFVAEGNWDFSYPKRAGAWWLRYRALAINIGTAALSIISAILCLLAWQARSIATHVPSPFKVQSKVYTKLDLTDQEKSITKLVRSDSKIPPKPVLADVNGDQYPDLVVTKPDGALLATDGSSRRKLWQTSSIVLDHSFPAAAGDLNDDGKADLVALTADAHLVAIDGMYGAEIWTSPFFETEIIGPPIIGHFDNDGNPDVAVISADGRLEVGYSRIFKPEWVEVKMGIGARAPLSAADLDNDGDHEILIGTDRGLVLIFDGVERKLAGTLDINLSLNKLKGSYNEDNQIRHPVGVADLDGDKRLDLVISSRQGNVVVIDVSEKTADGKIKPRELWWSNIARYAGFGTEFSFPFSLGDVNGDGKYDVVAAADDSTLQAFSGVAREGQQQTSLWRVASGTVLHQPALFDFNKDGSVDVVYVEELGVVKILNGKDGSVLWEDHTVVKHPADMPLLADTGVNNTLDILLLNYDGTTNDFRTNRRVPAGTIVWGQRFGDAMNSTALNYVERSPGTYTAALIFGISMIVLVNLGNFWLRQSRRKFAKS